A region of Sulfuricella denitrificans skB26 DNA encodes the following proteins:
- a CDS encoding TolC family protein: MKIWIRPHLVSVGLAVLMLGPAVQAGELGELLQATLQHPQARAAASQAEAARAQKDAATGRYFGSAALSAGWHNYDDQRVVGVYTPGTPGSPLVSDRIGQAGLAYSLPVDLFGVIAANRERAQHDLDAAELLARQQTLLKLHQTASAYLTLQALLKQREALAIYRQRVEATHSRIKKEVELGKAAGVDARYAESELARLVADEAVLNGALIQAQADLEEAGSREKFLPTRADIHVPAWEDAASDATLPARIAQARREAARAQADESRQALLPSLSLDANYYRNIGGGDHRDTWALGGVVSLPLGVSQYRQADAQRLNARAAAEQSEAAVRDSARQLANLHAAYDAAAADALAMEKEAAYREQVAKVQREMQRLGSQTLENLFRHERDLFDARFRLEQARARAAAAWSAAQVLTGLPTENYIARMDAK, from the coding sequence ATGAAAATTTGGATAAGACCCCATCTCGTCTCCGTCGGTCTGGCAGTTCTGATGCTGGGGCCAGCAGTACAGGCGGGTGAGTTGGGCGAGCTGTTGCAGGCAACCTTGCAGCATCCCCAGGCGCGAGCGGCAGCCAGCCAGGCCGAGGCGGCGCGGGCGCAGAAGGATGCCGCAACCGGCAGGTATTTTGGAAGTGCCGCGCTGTCGGCCGGGTGGCACAATTATGACGACCAGCGGGTGGTGGGAGTTTATACCCCCGGTACACCCGGATCTCCCCTCGTCTCAGACCGGATCGGCCAGGCCGGACTGGCCTACAGTCTGCCGGTAGACCTGTTCGGCGTAATCGCCGCAAACCGGGAACGGGCGCAGCACGATCTGGATGCAGCCGAACTGCTGGCGCGCCAGCAAACTCTGCTCAAGCTGCACCAGACCGCCAGCGCCTATCTCACTCTGCAGGCGCTGCTCAAACAGCGCGAGGCGTTGGCCATTTACCGCCAGCGGGTCGAAGCCACGCATAGTCGTATCAAGAAGGAAGTGGAGCTGGGCAAGGCGGCGGGTGTCGATGCCCGCTATGCCGAGAGCGAACTGGCGCGGCTGGTCGCCGACGAGGCAGTGCTCAATGGCGCGCTGATCCAGGCGCAGGCCGATCTCGAAGAAGCCGGCAGCCGCGAAAAATTCTTGCCGACTCGTGCCGATATCCATGTTCCCGCCTGGGAAGATGCCGCCTCCGATGCCACTCTTCCGGCCCGGATTGCGCAGGCCCGCCGTGAGGCGGCACGTGCCCAGGCCGATGAAAGCCGTCAGGCGCTGCTGCCTTCCCTGAGTCTGGACGCCAATTACTATCGCAATATCGGCGGTGGCGACCATCGCGACACTTGGGCGCTGGGCGGCGTGGTGAGCCTGCCGCTGGGCGTGTCCCAATACCGGCAGGCGGATGCACAGAGGCTTAATGCACGGGCTGCCGCGGAGCAGAGCGAGGCTGCCGTTCGCGATAGCGCCCGCCAGTTGGCGAACCTGCACGCCGCTTACGATGCGGCTGCCGCTGATGCCCTGGCGATGGAAAAGGAAGCCGCCTACCGCGAGCAGGTGGCAAAGGTGCAGAGGGAAATGCAGCGACTCGGCAGCCAGACCCTGGAAAACCTGTTTCGTCATGAACGGGACCTGTTCGACGCCCGATTTCGCCTGGAGCAAGCCAGGGCACGCGCCGCAGCTGCCTGGTCCGCAGCCCAGGTGCTGACCGGACTACCGACTGAAAACTATATTGCCCGAATGGATGCAAAATGA
- a CDS encoding EAL domain-containing protein, producing the protein MDVLLVEPEPAMSAVLQSVLESRGHTVTAVTDGESGLERYQCRHFPIVILDWQLPEMDGLEVCRKIRGSPKGADSLILMITLRTNPGDLKQILAAGADDYLAKPVDQRHLNIRLAIAEQRASNLMLQRKAEESRARAQTMLQLVLNTIPSRVFWKNKESRYLGCNRLFALDAGLKDPSQIVGKTDHDLCWAKQAQLYLSDDRAVMQSGLPKVNYEEHQATPDGESMYLEASKIPLKDGKGNLIGVMGTYQDITKRKEAEDKILALNLSLEEQVRERTKELLAKEEQLHETLALNDSILMTSALGIAAYRQNGQCVMANPSLASIAGITQEQLLNQNFRQLGSWQTSGIQEAAESVLATGAKAELDIRSLTSFFGHDVWMRCRLSRFTSRGEPHLLLMLENITEKKAAEEELRLAASVYQNSSEGILVTDVTGIILSVNPAFTEITGYTEDEALGKKTTLLRSDRHGPEFYRSMWEALTKEGCWRGEIWNRRKDGEVYLEWLSINRIEASAGAPFRYVAVFHDITELRRKDEEIRHQAFHDTLTGLPNRALMKDRLLHALERAKREGGRLSVIFIDLDRFKAINDGLGHDVGDLLLQEVARRIKIRMRTVDTVARLGGDEFVVLMEDLRDAGDCASLAQELIAEIARPMKLSGHAVEISASMGMAFYPEDGANPLELMKCADLAMYAAKSAGRNTYRFFQQDMQDRISQRLTLEMELRLALVQRDLELHYQPKVDLATGNILGVEALLRWWHPLRGLLLPADFIPLAEECGLICELGDWVLDEVCHQSAVWQAAGHTFKIAFNISPHQLETGDLVARISELTALHGIAPSDLEIELTESAVMAYSIQAASVLARLRGIGVTVAVSDFCAGYSSLAYLRKLPIDILKINHSFVTDADSNAEDAQIVKTILALGRMFKLTMEAEGIETSHQAELLKSFGCGIAQGYFFSRPLPAQEFENWLDAKIDANGRASPSKQPLDTP; encoded by the coding sequence ATGGATGTTCTATTGGTTGAACCCGAACCAGCAATGAGTGCGGTGCTGCAATCCGTGCTTGAAAGCCGTGGCCATACAGTCACAGCGGTCACCGATGGAGAAAGCGGGTTGGAACGCTATCAATGCCGGCACTTTCCCATAGTGATCCTGGATTGGCAATTACCGGAAATGGACGGACTGGAAGTGTGCCGGAAGATTCGGGGTAGCCCGAAAGGAGCAGACAGCCTGATCCTGATGATCACCTTGCGCACGAACCCCGGTGATCTCAAACAGATACTGGCTGCTGGCGCCGATGATTATCTCGCAAAGCCGGTCGACCAGCGACACTTGAACATTCGGCTTGCGATTGCCGAACAGCGGGCTAGCAACTTGATGCTTCAGCGGAAAGCCGAGGAATCTCGTGCTCGCGCCCAAACCATGCTCCAATTGGTACTTAACACCATTCCCTCACGCGTGTTCTGGAAAAACAAGGAGAGCCGCTACCTCGGCTGCAATCGTCTATTTGCACTGGATGCTGGCCTGAAAGACCCAAGCCAGATCGTTGGCAAGACTGATCATGACTTGTGCTGGGCCAAGCAGGCCCAGCTTTACCTTTCAGATGATCGCGCAGTAATGCAGTCCGGGCTGCCCAAGGTCAATTATGAGGAGCACCAGGCAACCCCGGATGGTGAATCAATGTACCTGGAAGCCAGCAAGATCCCCTTGAAGGATGGGAAAGGTAATCTGATAGGTGTGATGGGCACCTACCAAGATATCACCAAGCGCAAGGAGGCCGAGGATAAAATCCTCGCCCTCAACCTGAGTCTGGAAGAGCAGGTACGAGAACGCACCAAGGAACTGCTTGCCAAGGAAGAACAGCTGCATGAAACCCTGGCGCTGAACGATAGCATCCTGATGACGTCCGCCTTGGGGATCGCAGCCTATCGGCAGAACGGTCAGTGCGTAATGGCCAACCCATCACTGGCCTCTATCGCCGGCATCACTCAGGAGCAGTTGCTGAACCAGAACTTTCGCCAACTCGGCTCCTGGCAGACTTCGGGAATACAGGAGGCGGCGGAGAGCGTGCTGGCCACCGGCGCGAAGGCGGAACTCGATATTCGATCCCTTACCAGCTTTTTCGGCCACGACGTTTGGATGCGTTGCCGGCTGTCCCGTTTTACCAGTCGGGGAGAGCCGCATCTGCTGCTCATGCTCGAGAACATCACCGAGAAGAAAGCCGCCGAGGAGGAGCTACGCCTCGCCGCTAGCGTGTATCAAAACTCGTCGGAAGGCATCCTGGTCACCGATGTTACCGGCATCATTTTGTCAGTCAATCCTGCCTTCACAGAAATTACCGGATACACGGAAGACGAGGCGCTGGGGAAGAAAACCACCCTGCTACGTTCCGACCGCCACGGACCGGAATTTTATCGCTCGATGTGGGAAGCTCTGACCAAAGAAGGTTGTTGGCGTGGCGAGATATGGAACCGGAGGAAGGACGGGGAAGTCTACTTGGAGTGGCTCTCCATAAACCGCATCGAAGCCAGTGCCGGAGCCCCTTTTCGCTACGTCGCCGTTTTCCACGACATCACGGAACTTCGGCGCAAAGATGAAGAAATCCGGCACCAGGCGTTCCACGACACCCTCACCGGCCTACCCAACCGCGCCCTGATGAAAGACCGCCTTCTGCACGCCCTCGAGCGGGCGAAGCGCGAGGGTGGTCGACTTTCAGTGATTTTTATCGACCTCGACCGATTCAAGGCCATCAACGACGGGCTGGGCCACGACGTCGGAGATCTCCTGCTGCAAGAAGTAGCTCGCCGCATCAAGATCCGAATGCGCACCGTGGACACGGTGGCTCGGCTGGGAGGGGACGAGTTCGTGGTACTCATGGAGGATCTGCGGGATGCCGGGGATTGCGCCAGCCTGGCACAGGAACTAATTGCCGAGATCGCACGCCCCATGAAACTGAGCGGGCATGCCGTCGAGATCAGCGCCTCCATGGGTATGGCCTTTTACCCCGAGGACGGAGCGAATCCCCTGGAACTGATGAAGTGTGCCGACCTCGCCATGTACGCCGCCAAGTCAGCCGGACGCAATACCTATCGGTTTTTCCAGCAGGACATGCAGGACCGGATAAGCCAGCGATTGACCCTGGAGATGGAACTGCGCCTCGCCTTAGTGCAGCGCGATCTGGAACTGCACTACCAGCCCAAGGTCGACCTCGCCACAGGCAATATTCTCGGTGTCGAGGCTCTTTTGCGTTGGTGGCACCCGCTACGCGGGTTGCTGCTACCAGCCGACTTCATCCCGCTGGCAGAGGAGTGCGGCCTAATCTGCGAGCTCGGGGACTGGGTACTCGACGAGGTCTGCCACCAGTCGGCCGTCTGGCAGGCAGCCGGCCACACTTTCAAAATTGCCTTTAATATTTCGCCGCACCAGCTGGAAACGGGAGACTTGGTGGCACGCATCTCCGAACTGACCGCCCTCCACGGGATTGCCCCGTCGGACCTGGAAATCGAGCTTACGGAGAGCGCGGTAATGGCGTATTCGATACAAGCTGCCAGCGTACTCGCTCGCCTGCGCGGAATCGGTGTCACGGTAGCGGTGAGCGATTTCTGCGCAGGCTACTCCAGCTTGGCCTACCTGCGGAAGCTGCCTATCGATATCCTGAAGATCAACCATTCGTTTGTTACTGATGCAGACAGCAACGCGGAGGACGCCCAGATTGTGAAGACCATTCTTGCCCTGGGGCGGATGTTCAAATTGACGATGGAAGCTGAGGGCATTGAAACCAGCCACCAGGCGGAGTTGCTGAAATCATTCGGCTGCGGCATAGCCCAAGGCTACTTCTTCTCGCGCCCCCTGCCAGCGCAAGAATTCGAGAATTGGCTGGATGCGAAAATTGACGCAAACGGCCGCGCATCGCCGTCTAAACAACCGCTAGACACACCCTGA
- a CDS encoding Lon protease family protein, whose amino-acid sequence MPISNLTPADLRLTIVPESLGFSDTSELLNLPLPWIGQERAETATRFGLGMDQPDYNLFVLGEVGSGRTSLLTQAMQAVAVERLVPPDLCYLHNFDTPERPLALRLPAGQGRQLRQLLLKMAKSLVTEIPQQLAGQDFKTESAHIEKAYKDEEAKAYAELSSFAEARNFSIHREAGRMVFTLLGEAGQSLAEDEVLSLPKERRAAVEQAEQELRVEITLYFEKTRPLERVMNEALAALLRQVVKPLLDHGLQEIRAGLKKQIKDAAKLNAWLDDMAHDVLDNLALFQIADDDEESRQDFLERALSRYRVNLVVDNGGLSGAPVIIEDNPLFRSLFGSIEYQSESDVLVTDFTRIRAGSLLKAHGGFLMLHLRDLLADALVWEKLRRFLRSGRLQIEEPGTAFTPIAAVSLEPEAVDIEVKIILIGSRDQYYDLQEADPEFARRFRVKVDFAESFSSSDETRHASSIFVAHACRQLGLPHFSSAAVARLLEDGHRDADDQARQSAIFARAEALVMESAAICRARKNELVEAEDVDAALQARTWRHNYPDQRLRESIAEGDLLIDLRGERVGQINGLTQVDLGDYRFGFPIRITSRTFAGDAGLLNIEREVELSGPIHDKGVFILQNYLAALFAHIAPLSLSASIVFEQEYHGVEGDSASCAELYALLSSLSGLPLRQGIAVTGAVNQHGDVLPVGGINEKIEGYFRICETAGLDGSQGVLIPWRNRRHLMLESKVVDAVAKGLFHIYTVEHAKEGIELLTGIPAGTANEAGSYPQGSVLGHAQKNLQIFRRACHAPEHPKAGRKLLR is encoded by the coding sequence ATGCCAATTTCAAACCTGACACCCGCTGATCTTCGCCTGACCATAGTCCCCGAATCGCTGGGGTTTTCAGATACGTCCGAACTACTCAACCTGCCCTTGCCCTGGATCGGCCAGGAGCGAGCCGAAACGGCCACCCGCTTCGGCTTGGGAATGGATCAGCCAGATTACAATCTGTTCGTGCTGGGCGAGGTCGGTAGTGGCCGCACTTCCCTGCTAACGCAGGCGATGCAGGCGGTTGCCGTCGAGCGCTTGGTGCCGCCGGATCTGTGCTACCTGCACAACTTCGATACCCCGGAACGACCTCTGGCGCTGCGCCTGCCAGCGGGGCAGGGGCGTCAGTTGCGCCAGCTTCTGCTGAAGATGGCGAAATCCCTGGTGACGGAAATCCCGCAGCAGTTGGCGGGGCAGGATTTCAAGACCGAAAGTGCGCACATCGAAAAAGCCTACAAGGATGAGGAAGCCAAGGCTTATGCCGAACTCTCCTCTTTTGCGGAAGCGCGCAATTTCAGCATCCACCGCGAGGCCGGACGGATGGTGTTTACCCTGCTGGGAGAGGCGGGGCAGTCGCTGGCCGAGGATGAGGTGCTTTCCCTGCCGAAGGAGCGCCGGGCTGCGGTTGAGCAGGCCGAGCAGGAACTGCGTGTCGAAATCACCCTTTATTTCGAGAAAACCCGACCGCTGGAGCGGGTAATGAACGAGGCGCTGGCAGCCTTGCTTCGCCAAGTGGTGAAGCCGCTGCTGGATCATGGCTTGCAGGAAATTCGAGCCGGTTTGAAAAAACAGATCAAGGATGCCGCCAAGCTGAATGCCTGGCTGGATGACATGGCCCATGACGTGCTCGACAATCTGGCGCTGTTCCAGATTGCCGATGACGATGAGGAAAGTCGTCAGGATTTCCTGGAGAGAGCGCTGTCACGCTATCGGGTTAACCTGGTGGTGGACAATGGTGGTCTATCCGGCGCACCGGTGATCATCGAGGACAATCCGCTGTTCCGATCTTTGTTCGGCAGTATCGAGTATCAGTCTGAGAGCGACGTGCTGGTGACGGATTTTACGCGCATTCGAGCTGGCAGCCTGCTCAAGGCGCACGGCGGATTTCTCATGCTGCACCTGCGCGATTTGCTGGCCGATGCCCTGGTGTGGGAAAAACTGCGGCGTTTCCTGCGTAGTGGCAGGCTGCAGATAGAGGAGCCGGGTACAGCTTTTACGCCGATCGCGGCGGTTTCTCTCGAGCCTGAGGCGGTGGATATTGAGGTGAAAATCATTTTGATAGGCTCACGTGATCAGTATTACGATTTGCAGGAAGCAGACCCTGAATTCGCACGACGCTTCCGGGTGAAAGTGGATTTTGCCGAAAGTTTTTCATCCAGCGATGAAACCCGGCACGCCTCGTCAATTTTTGTCGCCCACGCCTGCCGTCAGCTTGGGTTGCCCCATTTTTCTTCCGCAGCGGTGGCGCGTTTGCTGGAAGATGGTCATCGTGATGCGGATGATCAGGCGCGCCAGAGCGCGATCTTTGCTCGTGCCGAGGCGCTGGTGATGGAAAGTGCTGCCATCTGCCGTGCCCGCAAGAATGAATTGGTCGAGGCTGAGGACGTCGATGCAGCGCTACAGGCACGCACCTGGCGGCACAATTATCCAGACCAGCGTCTGCGTGAATCCATCGCCGAGGGGGATCTGCTGATTGACCTGCGAGGCGAGAGAGTGGGTCAGATTAATGGCCTGACGCAGGTTGATCTGGGCGATTACCGTTTTGGTTTCCCGATACGGATTACTTCACGTACGTTCGCTGGCGATGCTGGCCTGCTGAATATCGAGCGCGAAGTTGAATTGTCAGGCCCGATTCACGACAAGGGTGTTTTCATTCTGCAAAACTATCTGGCTGCACTATTCGCGCATATCGCTCCGCTTTCCCTTAGTGCCTCCATCGTCTTCGAGCAGGAATATCATGGCGTGGAAGGGGACTCAGCCTCTTGCGCCGAGCTTTACGCTTTGCTTTCGTCCTTGTCTGGACTGCCGCTGCGGCAGGGTATCGCCGTCACCGGTGCGGTTAACCAGCACGGCGACGTGCTGCCGGTGGGGGGAATCAACGAAAAAATCGAGGGCTATTTCCGCATTTGCGAAACTGCAGGACTGGATGGCAGCCAGGGTGTGCTGATTCCCTGGCGAAATCGGCGCCACCTGATGCTGGAGAGCAAGGTAGTTGATGCTGTTGCCAAGGGCCTTTTTCATATCTATACCGTAGAGCATGCGAAAGAGGGCATCGAATTGTTGACCGGCATCCCCGCAGGTACGGCGAATGAGGCGGGCAGCTATCCCCAAGGCAGCGTGCTGGGCCACGCCCAGAAAAACCTGCAGATTTTTCGCCGTGCCTGTCATGCGCCGGAACACCCAAAGGCAGGGCGCAAGCTATTGCGCTGA
- a CDS encoding efflux RND transporter periplasmic adaptor subunit: MKKKAIVVLILVVVIGAGVALIMKKRHQLAQETTPQTLPVVVTTLTLQTGPVALTLRTTADVQAVRDSMVASRLTAYVTALPLFEGDSFKRGDLLARLDMSPPGQGQAQGNSLDADLAAAESNFKAEQERLRRAQALYPIQGVSQEQLQSAEAAFAAARARHAVARENLRNATVTAPFAGVVSQRLVQPGDLATPGKPLLKIVDTSSGNRLLVSVPESVQPTALRVGGQTLSLRPWPEAGPQGLRRYEARTQDGSFIPGARIEVRTVVFESSQALLLPRACLLNDDGKSATVLRLPDDKKVEPLRIELAATGEEGAATLDNRLHGQRVACASSDILTRLAAGVSFRVQDGK, translated from the coding sequence ATGAAAAAGAAAGCCATCGTAGTACTGATCCTTGTTGTCGTGATTGGTGCCGGAGTTGCGCTGATCATGAAGAAGCGTCACCAGCTCGCCCAGGAAACAACCCCGCAGACCTTGCCGGTGGTGGTGACGACACTAACTCTGCAAACCGGTCCGGTGGCGCTGACCCTGCGCACCACCGCCGATGTTCAGGCGGTGCGCGACAGCATGGTGGCGAGCCGGCTGACCGCCTACGTAACTGCCTTGCCGCTATTCGAGGGTGACAGTTTCAAGCGCGGCGACTTGCTGGCGCGGCTCGACATGAGTCCGCCAGGTCAAGGACAAGCGCAGGGCAACTCGCTCGATGCCGATCTGGCTGCCGCCGAAAGCAACTTCAAGGCCGAGCAGGAACGCCTGCGCCGTGCTCAAGCTCTGTACCCGATCCAGGGGGTCTCTCAGGAGCAGCTCCAGTCGGCCGAGGCCGCCTTTGCCGCTGCGCGAGCTCGTCATGCGGTGGCAAGGGAAAACCTGCGCAATGCCACGGTGACCGCTCCCTTTGCCGGTGTGGTTAGCCAGCGCCTGGTACAGCCGGGCGATTTGGCCACGCCTGGCAAACCTTTGCTGAAGATCGTCGATACCAGTTCCGGCAACCGTTTGCTGGTCAGCGTGCCGGAAAGCGTGCAGCCGACGGCGCTGCGCGTTGGCGGCCAGACCTTGTCGCTGCGTCCGTGGCCCGAAGCCGGCCCGCAAGGCTTGCGCCGCTATGAGGCGCGAACCCAGGATGGATCTTTCATTCCCGGCGCGCGCATCGAAGTTCGCACGGTGGTGTTCGAATCCAGCCAGGCTCTGCTCCTGCCTCGTGCCTGTCTGTTGAATGATGACGGGAAGTCTGCCACCGTGCTGCGGCTGCCGGACGACAAGAAGGTGGAGCCGCTGCGCATTGAGCTGGCGGCAACGGGGGAGGAGGGCGCCGCCACGCTGGATAACCGGCTGCACGGCCAGCGCGTTGCCTGCGCCAGCTCCGATATCCTGACCCGGCTGGCCGCCGGGGTGTCGTTCCGCGTCCAGGACGGGAAGTAA
- a CDS encoding TetR/AcrR family transcriptional regulator — protein sequence MPKNTPIDSTEKPRKRRMGAEERQEEIVQVAIDLAAKSGAESVTTQDMADALGLTQGAIFRHFPTKDDIWLAAINWVRRRLISVVEAAAARSENPLEALEGIFLAHISFVAKHPAIPRLVFSDYLLRRDSRLKQLIQETITGYESRIAGFLDQAKAAGLARPDLDEGSAATLFIGMIQGLVLQSNIFSGRRSLLDEAKKVFPIYLNGIRSRHNEDQV from the coding sequence ATGCCGAAAAATACCCCGATAGACAGTACTGAAAAACCCCGCAAGCGCCGCATGGGCGCGGAAGAGCGTCAGGAAGAGATCGTCCAGGTGGCAATTGACCTGGCAGCAAAATCCGGAGCGGAATCGGTGACCACGCAAGACATGGCGGATGCGTTGGGCTTGACCCAAGGTGCAATATTTCGCCATTTTCCGACCAAGGATGATATCTGGCTGGCGGCAATTAACTGGGTGCGTCGTCGCCTGATTAGCGTCGTGGAGGCTGCTGCCGCGCGCAGCGAGAATCCACTGGAGGCGCTGGAAGGAATTTTTCTTGCCCATATCTCGTTTGTCGCCAAGCATCCAGCCATTCCACGTTTAGTATTCTCTGATTATTTGCTGCGCCGGGATAGCAGACTGAAGCAGTTGATCCAGGAAACCATCACCGGCTACGAATCCAGGATTGCGGGTTTTCTTGATCAAGCAAAGGCCGCCGGTCTTGCCCGTCCCGACCTCGATGAAGGTAGCGCGGCAACCCTGTTTATTGGCATGATTCAAGGCTTGGTGCTGCAGTCCAATATATTTAGTGGTCGGCGTTCCCTGTTGGACGAAGCCAAGAAAGTTTTTCCGATTTACCTGAATGGAATCCGGTCAAGGCATAATGAGGATCAAGTTTAA
- a CDS encoding EAL domain-containing protein: protein MNKRLEISLDQLVIKLRDELYDRDQQIALFKEVVAAVRERLDLETIFRMVAAFAQGLIKAETVLIPVLDENCSTYTYRAGYGLHAEEIVGESLDLNMGICGWVWKHQRPWWRGVLNELSAEECNKWEKEVGSVILVPLVGRNHFLGGIAGINKIGGGDFDQRDLDLLTLLASQIATAIDNNNLIVQLENANQALFSEKEKVLVTLSSIGDAVITTDIQGRIEYLNLVAEKLFATQLDEASAKQLAELGTLLFEDSRLPANDLVAHCLREGRLSPAFRTLILVGLDGRELFIEPTAAPIRGHDGQASGVVLIFRDVSQARELAQQLSYQTTHDALTGLLNRHEFEYQVKQAIRDAQVSGREHSLLHLDVDQFKVINDTCGHVAGDELLKLYTIQLSGLLRQGDVLARVGGDEFGLLLENCSVKQALHIAGKIQDVTQCFRFVWGGSTFSIGISIGLIGIDRESESVMSVLSRVDAACHMAKEVGRNNIYVHDEEDQALHARHGEMQWTPRISKALEEQRMVLYYQPIARSDALADLSSHYEILIRMLDESGNLIPPGNFLPAAERYNLIATIDRWVISTYFRWLAEHPAHLKALEFGSVNLSGRSLGDAGCLIHIENQLKEFAIPAEKICFEITETEAIGNLVKAQYFIERLKSHGCSFALDDFGSGLSSYAYLKNLPVDFLKIDGVFVKDIASDPTNHAMVESINHIGHVMGRKTIAEFVENQAIVKILGELGVDYMQGYGIAKPRPLGELG from the coding sequence ATGAATAAACGACTGGAAATTTCTTTGGATCAGCTGGTCATAAAACTTCGAGATGAGCTTTATGACCGCGATCAGCAGATTGCACTGTTCAAGGAAGTGGTTGCTGCCGTTCGCGAACGACTCGATCTCGAAACCATTTTTCGGATGGTGGCAGCCTTCGCTCAAGGGTTGATCAAGGCAGAAACTGTTCTTATCCCCGTCCTGGACGAAAACTGCTCCACTTACACCTACCGCGCCGGCTACGGTCTTCATGCAGAAGAAATCGTCGGGGAGAGCCTGGACTTGAACATGGGCATCTGCGGATGGGTTTGGAAGCATCAGCGCCCCTGGTGGCGGGGTGTGCTCAATGAGCTCAGTGCAGAAGAATGTAATAAGTGGGAAAAAGAGGTCGGCAGCGTTATCCTTGTTCCCTTGGTTGGTCGGAACCATTTCCTCGGCGGCATCGCCGGCATCAACAAGATCGGTGGTGGCGATTTCGATCAGCGTGATCTCGACCTGCTGACCTTGCTTGCCAGCCAGATCGCTACGGCCATCGATAATAATAATTTGATCGTGCAACTGGAGAATGCCAATCAGGCACTTTTCAGCGAAAAGGAAAAGGTCCTGGTGACGCTTTCGTCCATTGGCGATGCGGTTATTACCACGGATATCCAGGGGCGTATCGAATATCTCAACCTGGTCGCTGAAAAGCTTTTTGCCACTCAGCTGGATGAAGCAAGTGCTAAACAACTTGCGGAACTGGGAACCCTGCTCTTTGAGGATAGCCGACTACCGGCCAACGACCTTGTGGCGCACTGTTTGCGCGAGGGGCGGCTTTCTCCTGCATTCCGCACGCTTATTCTGGTAGGGCTTGATGGACGTGAACTATTTATTGAGCCTACTGCCGCGCCGATTCGAGGCCATGATGGGCAAGCCTCCGGTGTTGTGCTTATTTTCCGCGATGTCAGCCAGGCACGCGAACTTGCCCAGCAACTCTCCTATCAGACTACGCATGATGCCTTGACGGGCCTCCTCAATCGCCACGAGTTCGAATACCAGGTGAAACAGGCAATTCGTGATGCTCAGGTCAGCGGCAGGGAACACAGCCTGCTTCATCTGGATGTCGATCAGTTCAAGGTCATCAATGATACTTGCGGCCATGTCGCTGGCGATGAGCTGCTCAAGTTGTATACCATTCAGCTATCCGGATTGTTACGCCAGGGAGATGTTCTGGCGCGGGTCGGAGGAGACGAATTCGGGCTTCTGCTGGAAAACTGCTCCGTCAAACAAGCCCTGCATATTGCCGGCAAGATTCAGGATGTGACCCAGTGCTTCCGCTTCGTTTGGGGTGGCAGCACCTTCAGCATCGGCATCAGCATAGGACTGATCGGGATTGATCGCGAAAGTGAATCCGTGATGTCCGTCCTGAGTCGCGTCGATGCCGCCTGCCATATGGCGAAAGAGGTCGGGCGCAACAACATCTACGTTCACGATGAAGAAGATCAGGCATTGCATGCGCGCCATGGAGAAATGCAATGGACTCCGCGCATTTCCAAGGCACTGGAAGAGCAGCGCATGGTGCTTTATTACCAGCCGATTGCCCGCAGCGATGCCCTGGCAGACCTGAGTAGCCACTACGAGATTCTCATCCGTATGCTGGATGAATCGGGCAATCTGATTCCCCCCGGGAATTTTCTTCCCGCTGCGGAACGTTACAATTTGATTGCTACCATTGATCGCTGGGTGATCAGTACCTACTTTCGCTGGCTGGCAGAGCATCCTGCTCATTTGAAAGCGTTGGAGTTCGGATCGGTCAATCTCTCCGGGCGCTCCCTGGGTGACGCGGGTTGTCTGATTCACATTGAAAACCAGTTGAAGGAGTTCGCGATTCCAGCAGAAAAAATCTGTTTCGAGATCACGGAGACTGAGGCTATTGGCAATCTTGTCAAGGCTCAATATTTCATTGAGCGGTTAAAAAGTCATGGTTGCAGTTTTGCTCTCGACGACTTTGGCAGTGGGTTATCCTCTTATGCCTATCTCAAGAACCTTCCGGTGGATTTCCTGAAAATTGATGGGGTGTTTGTCAAGGATATAGCCTCCGACCCAACCAATCATGCAATGGTTGAATCGATCAACCATATCGGGCATGTCATGGGAAGAAAAACGATCGCAGAATTCGTCGAGAATCAGGCGATTGTAAAAATATTGGGGGAGCTTGGCGTTGACTATATGCAAGGTTATGGCATTGCCAAGCCGCGGCCTCTGGGTGAGCTAGGCTAA